In Deinococcus psychrotolerans, a genomic segment contains:
- a CDS encoding GGDEF domain-containing protein, whose product MARPPILSRSEFEKTMQQLSGVPLTLGLLDIDHFKQLNDSLGHAEGDRVLRQVERLLSGSIPAGSSVARLGGDEYAIILPESASETALILFDEIIKHFQINRESEWPRSLSLSVGIASRPAHAESSSDLQRAADEALLRAKREGRGRACIYVDSKMVLKSNYYPKSQLERLAKLASAHSRTEASLLREALDDLIEKNRGAL is encoded by the coding sequence ATGGCCCGCCCACCGATCCTCAGCCGCAGCGAATTTGAAAAGACTATGCAGCAGCTCTCCGGCGTACCGCTGACGCTCGGCCTACTCGACATCGACCACTTCAAGCAGCTCAACGATTCGCTCGGTCACGCTGAGGGAGACAGGGTGCTGCGGCAAGTGGAGCGCTTGCTGTCGGGCAGCATTCCGGCGGGCAGTTCGGTAGCGCGGCTGGGCGGCGACGAGTACGCCATCATCTTGCCGGAAAGCGCCAGCGAGACGGCCCTGATCTTATTTGACGAGATTATCAAGCACTTTCAGATCAACCGCGAAAGCGAGTGGCCGCGCAGCCTCAGCTTGTCCGTCGGCATCGCTTCGCGCCCGGCGCACGCCGAAAGCAGCTCCGACTTGCAGCGGGCCGCCGACGAAGCGCTGCTGCGGGCCAAGCGCGAGGGGCGCGGGCGGGCCTGCATTTACGTGGACTCCAAGATGGTTCTCAAAAGCAACTACTACCCCAAAAGCCAACTGGAGCGCCTCGCCAAGCTGGCATCCGCCCACAGCCGCACCGAGGCGAGCTTGCTGCGCGAGGCGCTCGATGATTTGATCGAGAAGAACCGGGGAGCGCTGTGA
- the groES gene encoding co-chaperone GroES, protein MLKPLGDRVLVEVIEETEQKTAGGLFVPDTAKQKSQRGKVIAVGSGKTLDNGTKVAVEVSVGDTVHFAKYGGTEVTLDGKEYSLFSERDLLAIEG, encoded by the coding sequence ATGTTGAAACCTTTAGGTGACCGTGTTCTCGTGGAAGTTATTGAAGAAACTGAGCAAAAGACCGCCGGTGGGCTGTTCGTGCCGGATACCGCCAAGCAAAAGAGCCAGCGCGGCAAAGTCATCGCGGTCGGCAGCGGCAAAACGCTCGACAACGGCACTAAAGTTGCCGTGGAAGTCTCCGTGGGCGACACCGTTCACTTTGCCAAGTACGGCGGCACCGAAGTGACGCTGGACGGCAAAGAGTACAGCCTCTTCAGCGAGCGCGATTTGCTCGCCATCGAAGGCTGA
- the groL gene encoding chaperonin GroEL (60 kDa chaperone family; promotes refolding of misfolded polypeptides especially under stressful conditions; forms two stacked rings of heptamers to form a barrel-shaped 14mer; ends can be capped by GroES; misfolded proteins enter the barrel where they are refolded when GroES binds), with protein MAKQLVFDESARRALERGVNAVANAVKVTLGPRGRNVVIEKKFGSPTITKDGVTVAKEIELEDKLENIGAQLLKEVASKTNDITGDGTTTATVLGQAIVKEGLRNVAAGANPLALKRGIDKAVAVAIEEIKKLAVPVEDSDAIKKVAGISANDETVGQEIANAMDKVGKEGVITIEESKGFDTEVDVVEGMQFDKGFINPYFVTNAEKMEAVLEDPYILINEKKISNLKDLLPILEKVVQSGRPLLIIAEDVEGEALATLVVNKLRGTLNIAAVKAPGFGDRRKEMLRDIAAVTGGQLVTEDLGYKLENTTLEMLGSAKRVRITKDETTIIDGAGDQSEIEARVNAIKGELDNTDSDYAREKLQERLAKLAGGVAVIRVGAATETELKEKKHRYEDALSTARSAVEEGIVAGGGTTLLRVIPAVRKAAESLIGDEATGARILIRALEEPARQIAINAGEEGSVIVNAVINSDKPRFGFNAATGEYVDDMVAAGIVDPAKVTRTALQNAASIGALILTTEAIVSDKPEKPQAQGQGGGGGDMGGMGGMDF; from the coding sequence ATGGCTAAACAACTCGTATTTGATGAATCTGCCCGCCGCGCCCTTGAACGTGGCGTCAACGCTGTCGCCAACGCCGTCAAAGTCACCCTCGGGCCCCGTGGCCGTAACGTCGTCATCGAAAAGAAATTCGGTAGCCCGACCATTACCAAAGACGGCGTGACCGTTGCCAAGGAAATCGAGCTGGAAGACAAGCTGGAAAACATCGGCGCTCAGCTTCTGAAAGAAGTGGCCAGCAAGACCAACGACATCACCGGCGACGGCACCACCACCGCCACCGTGCTGGGTCAGGCCATTGTCAAAGAAGGCCTGCGTAACGTGGCCGCCGGCGCGAACCCGCTGGCCCTCAAGCGCGGCATCGACAAAGCCGTCGCGGTCGCCATCGAAGAAATCAAGAAGCTGGCCGTGCCAGTCGAAGATTCCGACGCCATCAAGAAAGTCGCGGGCATCAGCGCCAACGACGAAACCGTCGGCCAAGAAATCGCCAACGCGATGGACAAAGTCGGCAAGGAAGGCGTCATCACTATCGAAGAGTCCAAGGGCTTTGACACCGAAGTGGACGTCGTGGAAGGCATGCAGTTCGATAAGGGCTTCATCAACCCCTACTTCGTCACCAACGCCGAGAAGATGGAAGCGGTCTTGGAAGACCCCTACATCCTGATCAACGAAAAGAAGATCAGCAACCTCAAAGACCTGCTGCCCATCTTGGAAAAAGTGGTGCAAAGTGGCCGCCCACTCCTCATCATTGCTGAAGACGTGGAAGGCGAAGCGCTGGCCACTTTGGTGGTCAACAAACTGCGCGGCACCCTGAACATCGCCGCCGTCAAGGCCCCAGGCTTTGGTGACCGCCGCAAGGAAATGCTGCGCGACATTGCCGCCGTGACCGGTGGTCAGCTCGTGACCGAAGACCTCGGCTACAAGTTGGAAAACACCACTTTGGAAATGCTGGGCAGCGCCAAGCGCGTCCGCATCACCAAAGACGAAACCACCATCATTGACGGTGCAGGCGACCAGAGCGAGATCGAAGCCCGCGTCAACGCCATCAAGGGTGAGCTCGACAACACCGACAGCGACTATGCCCGTGAGAAGCTGCAAGAGCGCCTCGCTAAGCTGGCCGGCGGCGTGGCCGTTATCCGCGTCGGTGCAGCCACCGAAACCGAACTCAAGGAAAAGAAGCACCGCTACGAAGACGCCCTCTCCACGGCCCGCTCGGCTGTGGAAGAAGGTATCGTGGCTGGCGGCGGCACCACCTTGCTGCGCGTCATTCCTGCGGTTCGCAAGGCCGCTGAGAGCTTGATCGGCGACGAAGCCACCGGCGCACGCATCTTGATCCGCGCCCTGGAAGAACCCGCCCGCCAGATCGCCATCAACGCCGGCGAAGAAGGCAGCGTTATCGTCAACGCCGTCATCAACAGCGACAAGCCCCGCTTCGGCTTCAACGCCGCGACGGGCGAGTACGTGGACGACATGGTGGCCGCCGGCATCGTCGACCCGGCCAAAGTCACCCGCACCGCGCTTCAGAACGCTGCTTCGATCGGCGCACTGATTCTGACCACCGAAGCCATCGTTTCCGACAAACCCGAGAAGCCTCAAGCTCAGGGTCAGGGCGGCGGCGGCGGCGACATGGGCGGAATGGGCGGCATGGACTTCTAA
- a CDS encoding potassium channel beta subunit family protein encodes MEYRRLGQSGLQVSELSFGAWVTFGTQLDADGALELMSAAYERGCNFFDNAEVYARGKAETIMGQALAKAGWRRDSYIVSSKVFGGAVENPAPTQRGLSRKHIYEACYQAIERLQCEYLDLYYCHRPDRATPIEETVRAMTELIQRGDVLYWGTSEWSAQELMEAYAVARQYNLIPPTMEQPQYNMLTRYRVEVEYNRLYRPDTLGLGTTVWSPLASGLLTGKYNDVVPNDTRVNLPGYEWLKASIESEEGQAKLVKVRGLAKIADDLGTTLPKLALAWCLKNPNVSSVITGASKVTQVVENFSALELLPQLTDEVMAAIDASLGNKETRLYGSSE; translated from the coding sequence ATGGAATATCGTCGATTGGGCCAGTCTGGTTTGCAGGTCAGTGAACTTTCCTTTGGTGCTTGGGTAACGTTCGGCACGCAGTTGGATGCGGACGGCGCTTTGGAACTGATGTCCGCCGCCTATGAGCGCGGGTGTAACTTCTTTGACAACGCCGAGGTGTACGCTCGGGGCAAAGCTGAAACCATCATGGGTCAGGCCCTGGCCAAGGCAGGCTGGCGGCGCGACAGCTACATCGTTTCAAGCAAAGTGTTCGGCGGCGCGGTTGAGAACCCAGCTCCGACTCAGCGGGGACTTTCACGCAAGCACATTTACGAGGCGTGCTACCAGGCCATCGAACGCTTGCAGTGCGAGTACTTGGATTTGTACTATTGTCACCGTCCAGACCGCGCCACCCCCATTGAAGAAACGGTGCGGGCCATGACCGAATTGATCCAGCGCGGTGACGTGTTGTACTGGGGAACGAGTGAGTGGTCGGCGCAGGAATTGATGGAAGCTTACGCCGTCGCCCGCCAGTACAACCTGATTCCCCCGACCATGGAGCAGCCGCAATACAACATGCTCACCCGCTACCGGGTCGAGGTCGAATACAACCGCTTGTACCGCCCAGACACGCTCGGGTTGGGCACCACGGTCTGGTCGCCGCTGGCGAGCGGTCTTCTGACCGGCAAGTACAATGATGTGGTTCCGAATGACACCCGCGTTAACCTGCCCGGTTACGAATGGTTGAAAGCCAGTATCGAGAGTGAAGAAGGCCAAGCCAAGCTGGTCAAAGTCCGGGGTCTGGCCAAGATTGCCGACGACCTGGGCACGACCTTGCCGAAGCTCGCTCTGGCCTGGTGCCTCAAGAATCCGAATGTAAGCTCAGTGATTACCGGCGCTTCCAAAGTCACGCAAGTGGTAGAGAATTTTTCCGCGCTCGAGTTGCTCCCCCAGCTTACCGACGAGGTGATGGCGGCCATCGATGCGTCGCTGGGCAACAAGGAAACCCGTTTGTATGGCTCAAGCGAGTAA
- a CDS encoding carbon-nitrogen hydrolase family protein, whose protein sequence is MTSPNLLQSPDQLTVGLVQMAPVWLDREATLRKVEGFIAEAALSGCQLVVFGEALVPGYPFWVELTGGAKFNDPAQKRMYAHYLSQGVVIERGDLAGVCQLADQHRIAVYLGVMERAPDRGGHSLYCSLVYINERGEVSSVHRKTQPTYEERLVWAAGDGHGLRVHPLGAFQVGGLNCYENWVPLLRTALYAQGSDLHVAVWPGGMHNTPDITRFIALENRSYVVSVSGLLRPEDIPAGTPFREELLATGRSFFGNGGSAVAAPDGTWLLEPVAEQEGLFVVTLDHTHVREERQNFDVAGHYGRPDITHLRVNRARQAIIQFDEDPIH, encoded by the coding sequence ATGACTTCCCCAAACCTTCTCCAATCGCCCGATCAACTCACCGTCGGCCTGGTGCAAATGGCTCCCGTCTGGCTTGACCGCGAAGCCACGTTGCGAAAGGTGGAAGGCTTCATTGCTGAGGCGGCTTTGAGCGGCTGTCAGCTGGTGGTGTTCGGAGAAGCGCTGGTGCCGGGTTATCCGTTCTGGGTCGAACTGACAGGCGGCGCGAAGTTCAACGATCCGGCTCAGAAGCGGATGTATGCCCATTATCTGAGTCAAGGTGTGGTCATCGAACGCGGCGATCTGGCGGGGGTGTGCCAGTTGGCCGATCAGCACCGAATCGCCGTGTATCTGGGCGTCATGGAGCGTGCGCCCGACAGGGGAGGCCACAGCTTGTATTGCTCGCTCGTCTACATCAATGAGCGCGGCGAAGTCTCTTCGGTTCACCGCAAAACCCAGCCGACGTATGAAGAGCGCCTCGTGTGGGCAGCAGGCGACGGTCACGGCCTGCGGGTGCATCCGCTGGGGGCGTTTCAAGTGGGCGGTCTCAACTGCTACGAAAATTGGGTACCGCTGCTGCGAACCGCTCTCTACGCTCAGGGGTCTGATCTGCACGTGGCGGTCTGGCCCGGCGGAATGCACAACACGCCCGACATCACCCGCTTTATCGCTTTGGAAAACCGCTCGTATGTGGTGTCGGTCAGCGGTCTGCTGCGCCCTGAAGATATTCCAGCGGGCACGCCGTTTCGGGAAGAACTGCTGGCAACGGGCCGCTCCTTTTTTGGCAATGGAGGCAGCGCCGTCGCTGCGCCGGACGGCACTTGGCTGCTGGAGCCGGTGGCTGAGCAAGAAGGCTTGTTCGTGGTGACGCTAGACCATACCCACGTGCGTGAGGAGCGCCAGAACTTTGATGTGGCCGGACACTATGGCCGCCCCGATATCACCCACTTGCGGGTCAACCGCGCCCGTCAGGCCATCATCCAGTTTGACGAAGACCCCATACACTAA
- a CDS encoding DinB family protein gives MTTPPQPDASRYPVGPLPQLPDSERVPASLERFAASLESSVAEWRGLVGARNATDLARTYREDSWNVRQLAHHVAEAHLHGLSRLKSGLTQENYVIVPFDQNAALTLPDADLPVSAALELLEAINLRWVALLRGVSSTEFTRQIVHPQEGPQDLWQLVNKHDWHLRHHLAQARLALS, from the coding sequence ATGACCACGCCTCCTCAGCCTGACGCTTCCCGTTATCCGGTTGGCCCTTTGCCGCAGCTTCCTGATTCGGAGCGCGTGCCCGCCAGCTTGGAGCGCTTCGCCGCCTCGCTGGAGAGCAGTGTGGCCGAGTGGCGCGGCCTCGTCGGCGCACGCAACGCCACCGACCTTGCCCGCACTTACCGTGAAGACAGCTGGAATGTCCGCCAGCTTGCCCACCATGTGGCCGAAGCGCACCTGCATGGCCTGAGCCGCTTGAAGTCGGGCCTGACCCAAGAAAATTACGTGATCGTCCCCTTTGACCAGAACGCCGCGCTGACGCTGCCGGACGCCGATTTGCCAGTCAGCGCGGCGCTGGAACTGCTCGAAGCGATCAATCTGCGCTGGGTTGCCCTTTTGCGCGGCGTGTCGAGCACCGAATTTACCCGCCAAATCGTGCATCCGCAAGAAGGGCCGCAGGACTTATGGCAACTCGTGAACAAACACGACTGGCATCTGCGGCACCACTTGGCTCAGGCGAGGCTGGCACTGAGTTGA
- a CDS encoding tetratricopeptide repeat protein, with protein MIDPAFTWQQACEALSQDDYDAAYQILEAAYAEAARPERARVALYLVSLSSLYGDSGSEDMRRGLLEARTLAPALREDPLYLALSAELDARTRGPDAQPPKVEARHALDALPRFHAACALSLMERPEEALEVSPPAPELPIHLRWRLRSWQADAEEQLGHTDDATALYGEAAHLALGINKAVMWQEQAALLLQQGLNAEAGAALSQARPLYRTPLPEEENLHLASWHYLQAQVEMQAGDLDDALGSIQKAAELEAQQSTPSYGVALVWGQILTSHGQPEEALPLFEQAFTLAEDDEKPYALHELGVALLDLDRPVDAREKLEQVLSVPDYPFLAEVLADVAECDYRLGRLSEAQQEAEQALAQGATIPASLVLGSVALDYYHLDDALEHYQRVTREAAPASRDWILGHQMAADVMAQQGFPDPAAAYAHAQQALEHTEVSDDWHGTLQDHLAKAEALMSAGKGRTLN; from the coding sequence ATGATTGATCCCGCCTTCACTTGGCAGCAAGCCTGCGAAGCCCTGTCACAAGACGACTACGACGCGGCCTACCAGATTCTCGAAGCGGCCTACGCCGAGGCGGCCCGCCCCGAACGTGCGCGGGTGGCGCTGTATTTGGTGAGCTTGAGCAGCTTATACGGCGACTCCGGCAGCGAGGACATGCGGCGCGGCCTCTTGGAAGCCCGCACCCTCGCGCCCGCCCTGCGCGAAGACCCGCTGTATCTGGCCCTCAGTGCCGAACTCGACGCCCGCACGCGCGGCCCCGACGCCCAGCCGCCCAAGGTGGAGGCCCGGCACGCGCTCGACGCCCTGCCCCGTTTTCACGCGGCTTGCGCCCTGAGTTTGATGGAGCGGCCTGAAGAAGCGCTCGAAGTCTCGCCACCCGCGCCTGAATTGCCCATTCACCTGCGCTGGCGGCTCAGAAGCTGGCAAGCCGACGCCGAGGAGCAACTCGGCCACACCGACGACGCCACCGCGCTTTACGGCGAGGCGGCGCATTTGGCCCTCGGCATCAATAAAGCGGTGATGTGGCAAGAGCAGGCCGCGCTGCTGCTCCAGCAGGGTCTCAACGCCGAAGCGGGCGCGGCGCTCTCGCAGGCCCGGCCGCTTTACCGCACGCCGCTGCCGGAAGAAGAAAACTTGCACCTTGCCAGTTGGCATTATTTGCAGGCCCAAGTCGAAATGCAGGCCGGCGACCTTGACGACGCGCTGGGCAGCATCCAGAAAGCCGCCGAACTCGAAGCCCAGCAGAGCACACCCAGTTACGGCGTGGCGCTGGTGTGGGGGCAAATTCTGACCAGTCATGGTCAGCCCGAAGAAGCCCTGCCACTGTTTGAGCAGGCCTTCACACTGGCCGAGGACGACGAAAAGCCGTATGCCCTGCACGAACTCGGTGTGGCCCTGCTGGATTTAGACCGCCCGGTGGACGCCCGCGAAAAGTTGGAACAGGTGCTGAGCGTGCCGGACTACCCCTTTTTGGCCGAGGTGCTGGCCGACGTGGCCGAGTGCGATTACCGCTTGGGCCGCCTCAGCGAAGCCCAGCAGGAAGCCGAGCAGGCCTTGGCGCAGGGCGCGACCATTCCGGCGAGCTTGGTACTGGGCAGCGTGGCGCTGGATTATTACCACCTCGACGACGCCTTGGAGCACTACCAGCGCGTGACCCGTGAGGCCGCTCCGGCCAGCCGCGACTGGATTTTGGGGCACCAGATGGCCGCCGACGTGATGGCCCAGCAAGGCTTTCCCGATCCGGCGGCGGCTTACGCCCACGCTCAGCAGGCCTTGGAGCACACCGAGGTCAGCGACGATTGGCACGGCACCTTACAAGACCACTTGGCTAAGGCGGAGGCGCTGATGAGTGCGGGGAAGGGGCGGACACTGAATTAG
- the ftsH gene encoding ATP-dependent zinc metalloprotease FtsH, with translation MKRLNPWLILLFVVALYLMFTNAPIGGRSTVDYSTFKTLLSQGQVAQVVSTGDVANVTLKTEMPVAVNAGNTTQNKPLKEFQVRLPNSSATPDSNLTAQLQQQGVSYSYAAPSQWLSLLATFLPILLLFGMMYFFFMRAQGGQNGVMQFGQSKAKRYGKENKVSTKFTDVAGHEEAKRELIEVVDFLKNPAKYHQIGAEIPKGVLLVGPPGTGKTLMARAVSGEADVPFFSVSASEFMEMFVGVGASRVRTLFEDARKSAPAIIFIDEIDSIGRKRGAGIGGGHDEREQTLNQILSEMDGFEKNASVIVLAATNRPDVLDSALLRPGRFDRQVTIDLPNLKEREAILKVHMRNKPLTSGVDVQEIAKSTPYFSGADLKNVVNEAALEAARIAKTQIDMSDFYRALDKITLGLENSSLTISDAEKKAIAYHEAGHAVTAAVIPGSDKLQKVSIIPRGRALGAAFYLPEEQVLMSKERLENQLVVALGGRAAEEVFMGSVTSGAADDFRKSTNIARRMVLEWGMGENFKNMALTTDSGPVFLGEDMAKPKAFSEHTSQLVDEDIKRILQAAYERSRQLVSEYAQAMHDVASELLSKELITGDVVREAVARVNPDLRSPVSLGKN, from the coding sequence TTGAAGCGTTTGAATCCGTGGCTGATTTTATTGTTTGTTGTGGCCCTGTATCTGATGTTCACCAACGCCCCGATCGGTGGGCGTTCCACCGTTGATTACAGCACCTTTAAGACCCTGTTGAGTCAGGGCCAAGTCGCTCAAGTCGTTTCGACAGGCGACGTGGCCAACGTGACCCTCAAAACCGAAATGCCGGTGGCGGTCAATGCCGGCAACACTACCCAGAACAAGCCCCTCAAAGAGTTCCAGGTTCGCTTGCCCAACAGCTCGGCAACCCCCGACAGCAACCTGACGGCCCAGCTCCAGCAGCAGGGCGTGAGCTACAGCTACGCCGCGCCGAGCCAGTGGTTGAGCTTGCTGGCGACGTTCCTGCCGATCTTGCTGTTGTTCGGCATGATGTATTTCTTTTTCATGCGTGCTCAGGGCGGTCAGAACGGCGTGATGCAGTTTGGGCAGTCCAAGGCCAAGCGCTACGGCAAAGAAAACAAGGTCAGCACCAAGTTTACTGACGTGGCTGGGCACGAAGAAGCCAAGCGCGAGCTGATCGAAGTGGTCGACTTTCTCAAGAACCCTGCCAAGTATCACCAGATCGGCGCGGAAATCCCCAAGGGCGTGCTGTTGGTCGGCCCTCCCGGAACCGGCAAAACCCTGATGGCCCGCGCCGTGTCCGGCGAAGCCGATGTGCCGTTTTTCTCGGTGAGCGCCTCCGAGTTTATGGAAATGTTTGTCGGCGTCGGCGCGAGCCGCGTGCGGACGCTGTTCGAAGACGCCCGCAAGAGTGCGCCCGCCATCATCTTCATCGACGAAATCGACTCGATTGGCCGCAAGCGCGGTGCAGGCATCGGCGGCGGCCACGATGAGCGCGAGCAGACCCTCAACCAGATTCTTTCTGAGATGGACGGCTTCGAGAAGAATGCCTCGGTGATCGTGCTGGCCGCCACCAACCGCCCAGATGTCCTCGACTCGGCCTTGCTGCGTCCGGGCCGCTTTGACCGTCAAGTCACCATTGATCTGCCCAACCTCAAAGAGCGCGAGGCTATCCTTAAAGTTCACATGCGCAACAAGCCCCTTACCAGTGGCGTGGACGTGCAAGAAATTGCCAAGAGCACTCCGTACTTCTCGGGCGCAGACCTCAAGAACGTGGTCAACGAAGCTGCCTTGGAGGCCGCCCGCATCGCCAAAACCCAGATCGACATGAGCGATTTTTACCGGGCGCTCGACAAGATCACGCTGGGCCTGGAAAACTCCTCCCTCACCATCAGCGACGCCGAGAAAAAGGCCATCGCTTATCACGAAGCGGGCCACGCCGTGACCGCCGCCGTAATTCCCGGCAGCGACAAGCTCCAGAAAGTCAGCATTATTCCGCGTGGACGCGCACTCGGCGCAGCGTTTTATCTGCCGGAAGAGCAGGTGCTGATGAGCAAGGAGCGACTCGAAAACCAACTGGTCGTGGCGCTGGGTGGCCGCGCCGCCGAGGAAGTCTTTATGGGCAGCGTGACTTCGGGAGCCGCCGACGATTTCCGCAAGAGCACCAATATCGCCCGCCGGATGGTGCTGGAATGGGGCATGGGCGAGAACTTCAAGAACATGGCGCTCACCACCGATTCTGGCCCAGTCTTTCTGGGCGAGGATATGGCCAAGCCCAAGGCGTTTTCCGAGCACACCTCGCAACTGGTTGACGAGGACATCAAGCGCATCTTGCAGGCCGCCTACGAGCGCAGCCGCCAGCTGGTCAGCGAGTACGCTCAGGCGATGCATGACGTGGCCAGCGAACTGCTCAGCAAAGAACTGATCACTGGCGACGTGGTGCGCGAAGCGGTGGCCCGCGTCAACCCCGATCTGCGCTCGCCCGTCTCGCTCGGCAAAAACTAA
- the minD gene encoding septum site-determining protein MinD: MNAKVIVVTSGKGGVGKTTTTANVGVGLAKLGEKVVVIDVDVGLRNLDVVMGLESRVVFDLIDVIEGKCRLQQALIRDKRVENLYLLPASQTRDKDSLDPEIFKAAVKQLIEEEQFDRVIIDSPAGIESGFKTAAAPAQGALVVVNPEVSSVRDADRIIGLLEAQQITEINLVINRLRPKMVASGNMLSEADVLEILGVKPIGIIPEDEGILVSTNIGEPAVLGTTQAGLAFMATARRLRGEDLPFPKLEEDRGFMAVLRRLFGVK; encoded by the coding sequence ATGAATGCTAAGGTCATCGTAGTCACAAGTGGAAAAGGTGGAGTCGGAAAAACGACCACCACTGCAAATGTCGGTGTCGGGCTGGCCAAGCTCGGCGAAAAAGTGGTTGTCATTGACGTGGACGTGGGCCTGAGAAACCTCGACGTGGTTATGGGCCTAGAGAGCCGGGTGGTCTTTGACTTGATCGATGTGATCGAGGGCAAGTGCCGCCTTCAGCAGGCCCTGATCCGAGACAAGCGGGTGGAGAATTTGTATTTGCTCCCTGCTTCGCAAACCCGCGACAAAGACTCGCTCGACCCTGAAATCTTTAAGGCAGCCGTCAAGCAACTGATTGAAGAAGAGCAGTTTGACCGGGTAATCATCGACTCGCCCGCTGGCATCGAATCCGGCTTCAAAACGGCGGCAGCTCCGGCGCAGGGCGCTTTGGTGGTCGTCAATCCTGAAGTCTCCAGCGTGCGCGACGCTGACCGCATCATCGGGCTCCTCGAAGCCCAGCAGATCACCGAGATCAACCTGGTCATCAACCGCCTGCGCCCCAAAATGGTCGCCAGCGGCAACATGCTCAGCGAAGCCGACGTGTTGGAAATTTTGGGCGTCAAGCCGATTGGCATCATTCCCGAAGACGAAGGCATTTTGGTGTCCACCAACATTGGAGAACCGGCGGTCTTGGGAACGACTCAGGCGGGCCTGGCTTTTATGGCCACCGCCCGGCGGCTGCGCGGCGAAGACCTGCCTTTCCCCAAACTGGAGGAAGACCGGGGATTCATGGCCGTACTGCGCCGCTTATTTGGAGTGAAGTGA
- the minE gene encoding cell division topological specificity factor MinE, whose product MESFFERMGFGRKKSKETLKNRLELVLAYDRAKIAPGKVDALREDLLAVVKKYFPTEGSNIEVEQRGDSIMLVASIPLEKEPR is encoded by the coding sequence ATGGAGTCCTTTTTTGAACGTATGGGCTTTGGCCGTAAAAAATCCAAAGAAACACTCAAGAACCGCTTGGAGTTGGTGCTGGCCTATGATCGCGCCAAAATTGCGCCGGGCAAGGTAGACGCCCTACGCGAAGATTTGCTGGCCGTCGTCAAAAAATACTTTCCGACTGAGGGCAGCAACATCGAAGTCGAGCAGCGCGGCGACAGCATCATGCTGGTGGCCAGCATCCCGCTGGAAAAAGAGCCTCGCTAA
- a CDS encoding DUF429 domain-containing protein — MKFIGLDLAWSARNPSGAAVLEESGDGAVLTSSGVLGDDAEVLAFLDAHTSGPCLVAVDAPLSVPNLTGQRPAEAQLAAVFGKYQAGAHPANRTLLGRYNGGVLRGEWLRDALAERGIWDEPADVADTQARVCLEVYPHAAMVALFGLERTLKYKRKKQGREVMLDAWDEYHRHLSALTGAKPPLTGLDALLAVSPGGLKGAALKNHEDEGDAVMCAYIALYAHRFPARCEVFGSVAEGYILTPTLPERWKLT; from the coding sequence GTGAAGTTCATCGGTTTGGATTTGGCGTGGTCGGCCCGCAATCCCAGCGGCGCGGCGGTGCTGGAAGAAAGCGGAGACGGCGCGGTGTTGACTTCTTCCGGTGTGCTGGGCGACGACGCCGAGGTTCTGGCTTTTCTAGATGCCCACACCTCCGGCCCCTGCCTGGTTGCCGTCGACGCGCCGCTGAGCGTGCCCAACCTGACGGGTCAGCGCCCTGCTGAGGCGCAACTGGCCGCTGTGTTTGGCAAGTATCAAGCAGGCGCACACCCGGCCAACCGCACTTTGCTGGGCCGCTACAACGGCGGGGTGTTGCGCGGAGAGTGGCTGCGGGACGCCCTGGCCGAGCGGGGCATTTGGGATGAGCCAGCAGATGTGGCCGACACACAGGCTCGGGTCTGTTTAGAAGTTTATCCGCACGCGGCAATGGTGGCGCTGTTCGGGCTGGAGCGTACCCTCAAGTACAAGCGCAAGAAACAGGGCCGGGAAGTGATGCTGGACGCCTGGGACGAGTATCACCGCCACCTGAGTGCCCTGACTGGGGCCAAGCCGCCGCTGACGGGGCTGGACGCGCTGCTGGCCGTCAGTCCAGGCGGCCTTAAAGGTGCGGCGCTCAAAAACCACGAGGACGAAGGCGACGCGGTGATGTGCGCTTACATTGCCCTCTACGCTCACCGCTTCCCGGCACGGTGCGAGGTCTTTGGTAGCGTCGCTGAGGGGTACATCCTGACGCCGACGCTGCCAGAGCGCTGGAAACTGACCTGA